One window of Desulfobacterales bacterium genomic DNA carries:
- the argB gene encoding acetylglutamate kinase — protein sequence MKKRIEKAKVLIESLPYIREFYGKTVVVKYGGHAMADEQLKKSFALDIILMKYIGINPVVVHGGGPQINQVLDRMRITPSFIQGMRVTDGETMDVVEMVLVGKVNKEIVGLINQHGGRAVGLSGRDGDMIRARKMTVRKSQAADAPPEIIDLGRVGEVTRVNPAVLQSLDVADFIPVIAPVGVGEDRFSYNINADLVAGAVAGELKAAKLVLLTDVAGVLGKDGKLLTSLNSGQAGDLIRSGDIAGGMIPKVKCCQSALGLGVGKAHIIDGRVEHALLLELFTDQGVGTEIVQ from the coding sequence ATGAAGAAACGCATTGAAAAGGCAAAGGTCCTCATTGAGTCCCTCCCTTATATCCGGGAGTTTTACGGCAAGACGGTGGTGGTCAAGTATGGGGGCCACGCCATGGCGGACGAGCAGTTGAAGAAGAGCTTTGCCCTGGATATCATCCTGATGAAGTATATCGGCATCAACCCGGTGGTAGTCCATGGCGGCGGCCCGCAGATCAACCAGGTGCTTGACCGGATGCGGATCACCCCCAGCTTTATCCAGGGGATGCGGGTCACCGACGGTGAGACCATGGACGTGGTGGAGATGGTCCTGGTCGGCAAGGTCAACAAGGAGATCGTCGGCCTGATCAATCAGCACGGCGGCCGGGCCGTGGGGCTTTCCGGCCGGGACGGCGATATGATCCGGGCCCGGAAGATGACGGTCAGGAAGAGCCAGGCCGCCGATGCCCCGCCGGAGATCATCGACCTCGGCCGGGTCGGCGAGGTGACCCGGGTCAATCCGGCGGTGCTCCAGTCCCTGGATGTTGCCGACTTCATTCCGGTGATCGCGCCGGTGGGGGTGGGCGAGGATCGTTTTTCCTATAATATCAACGCCGACCTGGTGGCCGGGGCCGTTGCCGGGGAGCTGAAGGCGGCCAAACTGGTCCTGCTCACCGACGTGGCCGGGGTTCTGGGCAAGGACGGGAAACTGCTCACCTCGCTGAACAGCGGTCAGGCCGGGGACCTGATCCGTTCCGGTGACATCGCCGGCGGGATGATCCCCAAGGTCAAATGCTGCCAGTCCGCCCTTGGACTGGGGGTGGGCAAGGCCCATATCATCGACGGCCGGGTGGAACATGCCCTGCTGCTGGAGCTGTTCACCGATCAGGGGGTGGGCACGGAGATTGTGCAATGA
- a CDS encoding aspartate aminotransferase family protein, whose protein sequence is MSNTSQDWIQRADRVLVGNYSRFPATMVQGRGSKLKDADGREYLDFLSGIAVCALGHCHPAVTRAICEQAGELVHVSNLFYTRPQIELAELLVANSFADRVFFANSGAEANEAAIKLARKHSAAARFEIISLAGSFHGRTLATVAATGQPRFHQGFEPMPAGFVHAPFGDLSGLEAMIGPRTCAVLCEPLQGESGVRLLAPDYLKGIRELCDRNGLLLIFDEVQTGIGRTGTLFAHEQLGVVPDILTSAKALANGLPLGAMLTTEKIAASLTPGSHASTFGGNPVAAAAAVATLKIVLGKGFLDEVRATGDYLGEQLAGLARKHRQYATGSRGMGMIRALELTGAGIDQGITLVNRMFDQGFLINFAGNTVLRFVPPLTVGRPEIDTMISALDQTLAALP, encoded by the coding sequence ATGAGCAATACCAGCCAGGACTGGATCCAGCGGGCCGACCGGGTTCTGGTCGGCAACTACAGCCGCTTCCCCGCAACAATGGTGCAAGGGCGCGGCTCTAAGCTCAAGGATGCCGATGGCCGGGAATACCTGGATTTTCTCTCCGGAATAGCAGTCTGCGCCCTGGGTCACTGTCACCCGGCGGTCACCCGGGCGATCTGCGAACAGGCCGGCGAACTGGTCCATGTGTCCAACCTGTTTTACACCCGGCCCCAGATCGAACTGGCTGAACTGCTGGTTGCCAATTCGTTTGCCGACCGGGTCTTTTTTGCCAACAGCGGTGCCGAGGCCAATGAGGCGGCGATCAAGCTTGCCCGCAAGCACAGCGCCGCGGCGCGGTTTGAGATTATTTCGCTGGCCGGCTCTTTCCACGGCCGGACCCTGGCCACGGTGGCGGCAACCGGCCAGCCCAGGTTCCACCAGGGTTTCGAGCCGATGCCCGCGGGATTCGTGCATGCGCCCTTTGGCGATCTCAGCGGTCTGGAGGCGATGATCGGGCCCAGGACCTGCGCTGTTCTCTGCGAACCCCTGCAGGGGGAAAGCGGGGTCCGGCTGCTTGCGCCGGACTATCTCAAGGGAATCCGGGAACTGTGCGACCGCAACGGTCTGCTCCTGATATTCGACGAGGTCCAGACTGGTATCGGCCGCACCGGCACCCTGTTCGCCCACGAGCAGCTGGGGGTTGTCCCGGATATCCTTACCTCGGCCAAGGCCCTGGCCAACGGGTTGCCCCTGGGCGCGATGCTCACCACTGAAAAAATCGCCGCCTCCCTGACTCCGGGCTCGCATGCCTCCACCTTTGGCGGCAACCCGGTGGCCGCGGCCGCGGCAGTGGCCACCCTGAAGATTGTGCTTGGCAAGGGATTTCTCGATGAGGTGCGGGCCACGGGTGATTATCTGGGCGAACAACTGGCCGGACTTGCCCGGAAACATCGCCAATATGCCACGGGCAGCCGGGGCATGGGGATGATCCGGGCCCTGGAGTTGACCGGGGCCGGGATCGACCAGGGGATAACCCTGGTCAACCGGATGTTCGACCAGGGTTTTCTGATCAACTTTGCCGGCAATACGGTGCTCCGGTTCGTGCCGCCGCTTACGGTCGGCCGGCCGGAGATCGATACCATGATCAGCGCCCTTGACCAGACCCTGGCCGCTCTGCCCTGA
- the argF gene encoding ornithine carbamoyltransferase gives MATHLLNLWDCTAEELNAYIRRALELKQEARAGTSHRQLAGRIVALVFEKPSTRTRVSFEAAMYGLGGQVIFMADKDTQISRGEPLKDMARVLARYVDGMVVRTYGQEVVEELARFSTVPVINALTDLHHPCQILSDIMTVIENKGDIEKLHVAWVGDGNNMANSWIQAAGRMGFSLTLACPEGYDPDPDILLQAREQAPRPISLIRDPAGAVRGADVINTDVWASMGQEDEQQVRARIFRPFQVNQELLGQGNADAIVLHCLPAHRGEEITDAVLEGKQCVAFDQAENKLHIHKAILERHLLGK, from the coding sequence ATGGCAACGCATCTGTTAAATCTCTGGGATTGTACCGCCGAGGAGCTGAACGCCTATATCCGGCGGGCCCTTGAACTCAAACAGGAGGCCCGGGCCGGAACCAGCCACCGGCAACTGGCCGGCAGGATTGTCGCCCTGGTCTTTGAAAAGCCCTCCACCCGGACCCGGGTTTCCTTTGAGGCCGCCATGTACGGCCTGGGCGGCCAGGTGATCTTCATGGCGGACAAGGACACCCAGATTTCCCGGGGCGAGCCGTTAAAGGATATGGCCCGGGTGCTGGCCCGCTACGTGGACGGGATGGTGGTCCGCACCTACGGCCAGGAGGTGGTGGAGGAGTTGGCCCGCTTTTCCACGGTCCCGGTGATCAACGCCCTGACCGATCTCCATCACCCCTGTCAGATCCTGAGCGATATCATGACCGTGATCGAAAACAAGGGCGATATTGAAAAACTGCATGTAGCCTGGGTCGGCGACGGCAACAATATGGCCAACTCCTGGATCCAGGCGGCCGGGCGGATGGGTTTTTCCCTGACCCTGGCCTGTCCCGAGGGCTATGATCCGGACCCGGACATCCTGCTTCAGGCCCGGGAACAGGCACCCCGGCCGATCAGCCTGATCCGTGATCCGGCCGGGGCGGTCCGGGGTGCCGATGTGATCAACACCGATGTCTGGGCCAGCATGGGCCAGGAAGACGAGCAGCAGGTCCGGGCCCGGATATTCAGGCCCTTTCAGGTCAATCAAGAGCTGCTCGGCCAGGGCAATGCGGACGCCATTGTTCTCCATTGCCTGCCGGCCCATCGCGGCGAGGAGATCACCGATGCGGTGCTGGAAGGCAAGCAGTGCGTGGCCTTTGACCAGGCCGAGAACAAGCTCCATATCCACAAGGCGATCCTGGAGAGACATCTGCTTGGGAAGTGA
- a CDS encoding argininosuccinate synthase translates to MAVNKIVLAYSGGLDTSVILKWLAEQYQCPVVAFAADLGQREDWDAVRAKGMATGADKVVISDLKEEFVRDYIFPAFRANAIYEGSYLLGTSLARPLIAQEQVRLAGAEGADAVSHGATGKGNDQVRFELSYMALNPRLAIIAPWRIWDLNSRTRLVAYAEQHGIPVPVTREKPYSSDENLLHISFEGGILEDPWNEPEESMFELTCSPEKAPDRPTYIELEFEQGDPVAINGERLSPAALFTELNRLGRENGIGRLDMVENRFVGMKSRGVYETPGGTILRAAHRDLETITMDREVLRVRDSLVPRYSELVYNGFWFSPEMRLLQKTMDDAQATVSGVVRLKLYKGNCMPVGRKSDNSLYREALATFEEDQVYNQADATGFIRLNALRLRVQALK, encoded by the coding sequence ATGGCGGTAAACAAGATAGTGTTGGCCTATTCCGGCGGGCTGGACACCTCGGTGATCCTCAAATGGCTGGCAGAGCAGTATCAATGCCCGGTGGTGGCCTTTGCCGCCGACCTCGGCCAGCGTGAGGACTGGGACGCGGTCCGGGCCAAGGGCATGGCCACCGGCGCCGACAAGGTGGTGATCAGCGATCTTAAGGAAGAGTTTGTCCGGGATTACATCTTCCCGGCCTTCCGGGCCAATGCCATCTATGAGGGCTCCTATCTGCTGGGCACCTCCCTGGCCCGGCCGCTGATCGCGCAAGAGCAGGTGCGGCTGGCCGGGGCCGAGGGCGCGGACGCGGTGAGCCACGGCGCCACCGGCAAGGGCAACGACCAGGTCCGTTTCGAGTTGAGCTATATGGCCTTGAATCCACGTCTGGCGATCATCGCCCCCTGGCGAATCTGGGACCTCAACTCCCGGACCAGGCTGGTCGCCTATGCCGAGCAGCACGGAATCCCGGTGCCGGTTACCAGGGAAAAGCCCTACAGCTCGGACGAGAACCTGCTCCATATCAGCTTTGAGGGCGGCATTCTCGAGGACCCCTGGAACGAGCCCGAGGAGTCGATGTTCGAGTTGACCTGCTCGCCGGAAAAGGCGCCGGACAGGCCCACCTATATTGAACTGGAGTTTGAGCAGGGCGACCCGGTGGCCATTAACGGCGAACGGTTGTCTCCAGCGGCCCTGTTCACCGAGTTGAACCGGCTGGGCCGGGAAAACGGGATCGGCCGGCTGGACATGGTGGAGAACCGGTTCGTGGGGATGAAGTCCCGCGGCGTGTACGAGACCCCGGGCGGCACCATCCTCCGGGCCGCCCATCGGGACCTGGAGACCATCACCATGGACCGGGAGGTGCTGCGGGTCCGCGACAGCCTGGTGCCGCGTTATTCGGAGCTGGTCTATAACGGGTTCTGGTTCTCGCCGGAGATGCGCCTGCTGCAGAAAACCATGGATGATGCCCAGGCCACGGTGAGCGGCGTGGTCCGGCTCAAGCTCTACAAGGGCAACTGCATGCCGGTGGGCCGGAAATCGGACAATTCTCTTTACCGCGAGGCCCTGGCCACCTTTGAGGAGGACCAGGTCTACAACCAGGCGGATGCGACCGGATTCATCCGCTTAAACGCCCTGCGGCTCAGGGTCCAGGCCTTAAAATGA